One window of Doryrhamphus excisus isolate RoL2022-K1 chromosome 13, RoL_Dexc_1.0, whole genome shotgun sequence genomic DNA carries:
- the LOC131140568 gene encoding gap junction beta-4 protein-like — protein sequence MNWSGLESLLSGVNKYSTAFGRIWLSMVFVFRVLVFVVAAQRVWGDESKDFVCNTRQPGCTNVCYDHIFPISHIRLWALQLIFVTCPSLMVMAHVKFREGKDKKYVELHQGSHLYANPGKKRGGLWWTYLLSLVFKAGFDISFLYILYRIYHGYDLPKLSKCSLEPCPNTVDCFISRPTEKKIFMLFMVVSSALCIFMCICEMFYLIGKRIAKQLKVQHENERMLFADQHELTNMAPPRSLYRKTDPTLGGRELSLNKRDKAKEIGATTTL from the exons ATGAACTGGTCGGGCCTTGAGAGTCTGTTGAGTGGAGTCAACAAGTACTCCACGGCATTTGGGAGGATCTGGCTGTCCATGGTGTTTGTCTTCCGTGTGCTGGTGTTTGTGGTGGCAGCACAGAGAGTTTGGGGCGATGAGAGCAAAGACTTTGTGTGCAACACACGGCAG CCGGGCTGTACCAACGTCTGCTACGACCACATCTTTCCCATCTCCCACATCCGTCTGTGGGCGCTGCAGCTGATCTTTGTCACCTGCCCGTCCCTCATGGTGATGGCTCACGTTAAATTCCGAGAAGGGAAGGACAAGAAATACGTGGAGCTGCACCAAGGCTCTCACTTGTACGCCAACCCGGGCAAGAAGCGAGGAGGTCTGTGGTGGACCTATCTGCTGAGTTTGGTCTTCAAAGCCGGCTTCGACATCTCGTTCCTCTACATCCTGTATCGGATTTACCACGGATATGATCTACCTAA GTTATCCAAGTGTTCCCTGGAACCGTGCCCCAACACGGTGGACTGCTTCATTAGCCGGCCAACTGAGAAGAAGATCTTCATGCTGTTCATGGTGGTCTCCAGCGCCTTGTGCATCTTCATGTGCATCTGCGAGATGTTTTATCTCATCGGCAAGCGCATCGCCAAACAACTGAAAGTCCAACACGAGAACGAAAGGATGCTGTTTGCCGACCAGCACGAACTCACCAACATGGCTCCGCCCCGGTCGCTGTACAGGAAGACCGATCCGACCCTGGGAGGGAGAGAACTAAGTCTGAACAAGCGGGACAAGGCCAAAGAAATCGGTGCTACTACGACATTGTAG